A genome region from Musa acuminata AAA Group cultivar baxijiao chromosome BXJ3-5, Cavendish_Baxijiao_AAA, whole genome shotgun sequence includes the following:
- the LOC135637753 gene encoding uridine/cytidine kinase UKL1, chloroplastic-like produces the protein MPEKSMDEVMEAAAGAHFSGLRLDSLRLSSPSTPSSPSSARASQVLSPESASSAAAPRQPFLIGVCGGTASGKTTVCDMIIQQLHDHRVVLVNQDSFYRGLTGEESKHVQDYNFDHPDAFDTEQLLECMGKLKSGHSVNVPIYDFKNHRRCSESFRKVNASDVIILEGILVFHDPQVRNLMDMKIFVDTDADIRLARRIRRDTVERGRDVSSVLEQYGRFVKPAFDDFVLPSKKYADVIIPRGGDNHVAIDLIVQHIRTKLGLHDLCKIYNNVYVIQSTFQIRGMHTLIRDRDITTPDFVFYSDRLIRLVVEHGLGHLPFTEKQVVTPTGSVYMGVDFCKKLCGVSIVRSGESMENALRACCKGIKIGKILIHRDGDNGKQLIYEKLPKDISERHVLLLDPVLGTGNSANQAIELLIQKGVPESWIIFLNLISAPEGIHCVCKRFPSVKIVTSEIDVALNEDFRVIPGLGEFGDRYFGTDN, from the exons ATGCCGGAGAAGTCGATGGACGAGGTGATGGAGGCGGCTGCCGGCGCTCACTTCAGCGGGCTCCGCCTCGACTCACTCCGCCTCTCCTCCCCCTCCACCCCTTCCTCCCCTTCCTCCGCCAGGGCTTCCCAGGTCCTTTCCCCCGAATCTgcttcctccgccgccgccccgaGGCAGCCCTTCCTCATCG GGGTTTGTGGGGGTACGGCTTCCGGGAAGACCACCGTCTGCGACATGATCATCCAGCAGCTTCACGATCACCGTGTCGTTCTCGTGAATCAG GATTCATTTTACCGTGGCCTAACTGGTGAAGAATCTAAGCACGTCCAGGACTACAATTTTGATCATCCTG ATGCCTTTGATACTGAACAACTTCTAGAGTGCATGGGAAAGCTCAAGAGTGGGCATTCTGTCAATGTTCCCATAtatgattttaagaatcatcggcGTTGTTCTGAATCTTTCAGAAAG GTAAATGCATCAGATGTCATTATTTTGGAGGGCATCCTAGTTTTTCATGATCCTCAAGTCCGTAACTTGATGGACATGAAGATTTTTGTTGATACAG ATGCTGATATAAGGCTTGCCCGAAGAATAAGGCGTGATACAGTTGAGAGAGGTAGAGATGTCAGCTCAGTGCTTGAGCAG TATGGAAGGTTTGTGAAGCCTgcttttgatgattttgttcttccATCGAAGAAATATGCTGATGTGATCATACCACGTGGAGGTGATAACCACGTTGCAATAGATCTTATTGTACAGCATATACGGACAAAGCTTGGTCTGCATGACTTGTGCAAAATCTATAATAATGTGTATGTTATTCAGTCAACGTTCCAG ATACGAGGAATGCACACACTTATTCGTGATAGGGACATAACAACACCTGACTTTGTATTCTATTCAGATCGTCTTATACGGCTG GTTGTGGAGCATGGTCTTGGTCATTTGCCATTTACTGAGAAGCAAGTGGTCACCCCTACAg GATCTGTATACATGGGAGTTGACTTTTGTAAGAAACTCTGTGGAGTGTCTATTGTCCGAAG TGGCGAAAGCATGGAAAACGCCCTGCGGGCATGTTGTAAGGGAATAAAGATCGGTAAAATTCTCATCCATCGTGATGGAGACAATGGTAAACAG CTCATATATGAGAAGCTGCCTAAGGATATCTCTGAACGGCATGTTCTACTTTTAGATCCTGTTCTTGGTACAG GTAACTCAGCTAACCAAGCAATAGAGCTCCTCATACAGAAAGGAGTTCCTGAGAGCTGGATAATTTTCCTCAACCTCATCTCG GCACCTGAGGGGATTCATTGTGTTTGTAAAAGGTTCCCTTCAGTGAAGATAGTCACCTCGGAGATCGATGTGGCACTGAACGAGGATTTTCGAGTTATTCCAGGGTTGGGCGAGTTTGGCGATCGATATTTCGGCACTGACAACTGA
- the LOC135637754 gene encoding uncharacterized protein At3g27210-like isoform X2: protein MLGDDKDLILKMGSCSSVDRDTDSTIRYRLGVNHKGRRLFIPSPAKEKPFDGKKPFGEVGSMSPESVNKEDIYFDSYAWLDSDCEDDFFSVKGEFTPSQGSTPIHQSSAPLTPRPVNSIYIDRSPETSSEPSPTGRKKLRELFRETLLVEQEGSEPNAAEVEANKRINLHTTNTDPPPRQLNGTPYRFRAISFCSSTVTSSGDPKNRKERLCKSQHCCLPSLQSFGLDDRKQKMTTKHCTA, encoded by the exons ATGCTCGGTGATGACAAAGATTTGATTTTGAAGATGGGTTCGTGCTCTTCGGTTGATAGGGACACAGATTCTACCATAAGATATCGTCTGGGCGTGAATCACAAGGGCAGGAGGCTCTTCATCCCATCGCCTGCCAAGGAAAAGCCTTTTGATGGGAAAAAACCATTTGGTGAAGTTGGTTCTATGAGCCCGGAATCTG TTAACAAAGAGGATATCTACTTTGACTCATATGCATGGCTAGATTCAGACTGCGAAGACGACTTCTTCAGTGTCAAAGGAG AATTTACTCCTTCTCAAGGTAGTACTCCAATTCATCAATCAAGTGCACCATTGACCCCTCGACCGGTAAATTCCATATACATCGACAGGAGTCCAGAAACCAGCTCTGAACCTTCTCCAACTGGGAGAAAGAAACTACGAGAACTCTTCCGGGAAACCTTGCTAGTAGAACAGGAAGGAAGTGAGCCAAATGCTGCTGAAGTAGAGGCTAACAAAAGGATCAACCTGCACACAACCAACACCGATCCGCCTCCAAGACAATTAAATGGAACACCATATCGCTTCAGGGCCATTTCTTTTTGCAGCAGCACGGTGACATCAAGTGGAGATCCTAAGAACAGGAAGGAAAGATTATGCAAGTCACAACACTGTTGCTTGCCAAGCTTGCAGAGTTTTGGATTGGATGATAGAAAGCAgaagatgaccaccaagcattgcACTGCATGA
- the LOC103986035 gene encoding F-box protein At1g67340, protein MRRRTRSASQCLRARPRIDGGGAPREERKRKRRGGRATERGAESCGRKRPRGAPAGAPAEVEDRADYFDGLPDDLVVSVLSKLSSSARRPLDLISAMLTCKRFHGLGHHPLVLSKVSAGCLGVRANTWSDSSHRFLKRCADCGNLEASYMLGMIRFYALENRGSGASLMARAAIGSNPAALYSLSVIQFNGSGGSKNDKDLRAGVALCARAAFLGHVDALRELGHCLQDGYGVRRNVAEGRRFLVQANARELAAAMTSWPAWQKQPRQAAAAAGATSPGCCPLLSDYGWNVPAPAPHPANRFLVEWFRERGWPAAAAAEGLRLCSYSGCGRPETRRHEFRRCSVCGVVNYCSRACQALDWKLSHKSECVPTDLQALDGDGAPAGDDVAPAVDGAAGTD, encoded by the exons ATGCGTAGGAGAACCAGAAGTGCTTCCCAATGCCTGAGGGCCCGGCCGCGGATCGACGGCGGAGGAGCGCcgagggaggagaggaagaggaagaggagaggaggccGGGCAACGGAACGGGGAGCGGAGTCCTGCGGCCGGAAACGGCCGCGAGGTGCCCCCGCGGGGGCGCCGGCGGAGGTCGAGGATAGGGCGGATTACTTCGATGGGCTTCCTGATGATCTCGTCGTCTCCGTGCTTTCCAAGCTCAGCTCCTCCGCTCGTCGCCCGTTGGATCTTATCAGCGCCATGTTGAC ATGTAAGCGATTTCATGGTTTGGGGCACCATCCGCTGGTATTGTCCAAGGTCAGCGCAGGATGCCTCGGCGTTCGTGCGAACACGTGGTCCGATTCGTCGCATCGATTCCTTAAGCGCTGCGCCGATTGCGGGAACCTGGAAGCGAgctatatgttgggaatg ATTCGATTCTACGCTCTGGAGAACAGAGGGAGCGGCGCGTCGTTGATGGCCAGGGCGGCGATCGGATCGAACCCGGCAGCACTGTATTCGTTGTCGGTAATCCAATTCAACGGAAGCGGAGGCTCCAAGAATGACAAGGATCTCCGAGCCGGCGTTGCGTTGTGCGCCCGTGCAGCGTTCCTCGGCCACGTCGACGCCCTACGAGAGCTCGGCCACTGCCTCCAGGACGGCTATGGCGTCCGTCGGAACGTCGCCGAGGGCCGGCGCTTCTTGGTCCAGGCCAACGCCCGGGAGCTCGCGGCTGCCATGACGTCCTGGCCCGCGTGGCAGAAGCAGCCTCGCCAGGCCGCAGCAGCGGCGGGTGCGACGTCACCAGGGTGCTGCCCCCTCCTCAGCGACTACGGTTGGAACGTGCCGGCGCCGGCCCCGCATCCGGCCAACCGGTTCCTGGTGGAGTGGTTCAGGGAGCGGGGATGGCCGGCCGCGGCTGCTGCGGAGGGTCTGAGGCTCTGCTCCTACAGCGGCTGCGGCCGTCCGGAGACGCGCCGGCACGAGTTCCGCCGATGCTCGGTGTGCGGCGTAGTCAATTACTGCTCCAGGGCGTGCCAGGCTCTGGATTGGAAGCTTTCCCACAAGTCGGAGTGCGTCCCGACGGATCTCCAAGCTCTCGACGGCGATGGCGCCCCCGCCGGAGACGACGTCGCTCCCGCCGTCGACGGCGCCGCAGGCACCGACTGA
- the LOC135638441 gene encoding uncharacterized protein At4g15970-like — protein MGSLETINNSSCVLLQQKTKLRVLKKSLRRIARDDNILIIATLDAASRSLFDLFIESFRVGERTDVLLRHLLVLATDQKALEHCRSSHMHCHLLGAEGNSKRSAADDGHVMMRQLEFQQTLVELGYSFIYTDLDVMWFRIPWHHLESGTYLGFATDLFEGDAKSLQNVPNGGLMYVKACSNNVELYKYWKLLCKQYPTADRQSILSKGLADGVVPFNLRFQFLDTANFGGFCQPRGEPSKVCTVQANCCGSAEEKVRGLRSLIQDWNKYRSISMEEKEGGGGFSWSNTSRCEQ, from the exons ATGGGAAGCTTGGAGACGATAAATAACTCATCATGTGTTCTTCTGCAGCAAAAAACGAAACTACGAGTTCTGAAGAAGTCACTCCGAAGAATCGCAAGAGATGACAATATTCTCATAATTGCTACGCTCGATGCAGCCTCACGATCCCTTTTCGATCTCTTCATCGAGAGCTTCCGAGTCGGCGAGCGAACAGATGTGCTGTTAAGACATTTGCTGGTCTTAGCAACGGATCAAAAGGCTTTGGAGCACTGCAGGTCTTCCCACATGCACTGTCATCTTCTCGGCGCAGAAGGCAACAGCAAACGCTCGGCAGCTGACGATGGTCATGTGATGATGAGGCAGCTCGAGTTCCAGCAAACGCTCGTAGAACTCGGATACAGTTTCATATACACG GATTTGGATGTGATGTGGTTTCGGATTCCGTGGCATCACCTCGAGTCGGGTACCTACTTAGGTTTTGCTACTGATCTCTTCGAAGGAGATGCAAAAAGCCTGCAAAACGTGCCCAACGGAGGCCTCATGTACGTGAAGGCTTGCAGCAACAACGTCGAGTTGTACAAGTACTGGAAGCTGCTGTGCAAGCAGTATCCTACCGCAGACCGGCAATCCATTCTATCCAAGGGATTGGCCGATGGTGTCGTTCCATTCAACTTGAGATTCCAGTTTCTCGACACCGCTAACTTCGGAGGGTTTTGCCAGCCCAGGGGAGAGCCGAGCAAGGTCTGCACGGTGCAGGCCAACTGTTGTGGGAGCGCAGAGGAGAAGGTGCGTGGCCTGAGGAGTCTGATACAGGATTGGAACAAGTACAGGTCGATTTCCATGGAAGAGAAGGAAGGGGGAGGAGGGTTTTCTTGGAGCAACACAAGTAGATGCGAACAGTGA
- the LOC135637542 gene encoding U1 small nuclear ribonucleoprotein C-like translates to MPRYYCDYCDTYLTHDSPSVRKQHNAGYKHKANVRAYYQQFEEQQTQSLIDQRIKEHLGQAAAFQHQVGATYNQHLMSMPGNRPPLPVLGPPILPMGAPSQGMLPGVRPPLLPPPVGAPGYGPLHTMPTAPPSAVPPGAAASAPMQVSNLPRPPQLAPPISGAMSMPTTNGAAPAINPVMYQANPSSTTTGSFDSFNAASGSG, encoded by the exons ATGCCTCG GTACTACTGCGATTACTGCGACACTTACCTGACTCATGATTCT CCATCTGTCAGAAAGCAACATAATGCTGGCTACAAACACAAG GCAAATGTCCGTGCTTATTACCAGCAATTTGAGGAGCAACAAACTCAAAGTCTAATTGATCAGAGAATCAAGGAACATCTAGGCCAGGCTGCAGCATTCCAACATCAAGTTGGTGCAACTTATAACCAACATCTCATGTCCATGCCAGGAAATCGGCCCCCTCTTCCAGTTTTAGGACCACCTATCTTGCCTATGGGAGCACCATCTCAGGGAATGCTACCGGGAGTTAGGCCCCCTCTCTTGCCTCCTCCAGTTGGAGCTCCAG GTTATGGTCCTCTTCATACTATGCCTACTGCTCCACCATCAGCGGTACCACCTGGTGCTGCTGCATCAGCACCGATGCAAGTTAGTAATCTTCCTAGGCCTCCTCAATTGGCACCTCCAATTTCCGGGGCCATGTCAATGCCAACCACCAATGGTGCTGCACCTGCCATCAATCCTGTGATGTATCAAGCCAATCCATCGTCGACCACAACTGGAAGCTTTGATTCATTCAATGCGGCTTCTGGATCTGGTTGA
- the LOC135637754 gene encoding uncharacterized protein At3g27210-like isoform X1, whose protein sequence is MLGDDKDLILKMGSCSSVDRDTDSTIRYRLGVNHKGRRLFIPSPAKEKPFDGKKPFGEVGSMSPESAVNKEDIYFDSYAWLDSDCEDDFFSVKGEFTPSQGSTPIHQSSAPLTPRPVNSIYIDRSPETSSEPSPTGRKKLRELFRETLLVEQEGSEPNAAEVEANKRINLHTTNTDPPPRQLNGTPYRFRAISFCSSTVTSSGDPKNRKERLCKSQHCCLPSLQSFGLDDRKQKMTTKHCTA, encoded by the exons ATGCTCGGTGATGACAAAGATTTGATTTTGAAGATGGGTTCGTGCTCTTCGGTTGATAGGGACACAGATTCTACCATAAGATATCGTCTGGGCGTGAATCACAAGGGCAGGAGGCTCTTCATCCCATCGCCTGCCAAGGAAAAGCCTTTTGATGGGAAAAAACCATTTGGTGAAGTTGGTTCTATGAGCCCGGAATCTG CAGTTAACAAAGAGGATATCTACTTTGACTCATATGCATGGCTAGATTCAGACTGCGAAGACGACTTCTTCAGTGTCAAAGGAG AATTTACTCCTTCTCAAGGTAGTACTCCAATTCATCAATCAAGTGCACCATTGACCCCTCGACCGGTAAATTCCATATACATCGACAGGAGTCCAGAAACCAGCTCTGAACCTTCTCCAACTGGGAGAAAGAAACTACGAGAACTCTTCCGGGAAACCTTGCTAGTAGAACAGGAAGGAAGTGAGCCAAATGCTGCTGAAGTAGAGGCTAACAAAAGGATCAACCTGCACACAACCAACACCGATCCGCCTCCAAGACAATTAAATGGAACACCATATCGCTTCAGGGCCATTTCTTTTTGCAGCAGCACGGTGACATCAAGTGGAGATCCTAAGAACAGGAAGGAAAGATTATGCAAGTCACAACACTGTTGCTTGCCAAGCTTGCAGAGTTTTGGATTGGATGATAGAAAGCAgaagatgaccaccaagcattgcACTGCATGA